The proteins below come from a single Crossiella sp. CA-258035 genomic window:
- the topA gene encoding type I DNA topoisomerase translates to MARSKSSENGAGGGSGNRRLVIVESPAKARKIASYLGRNFVVESSKGHIRDLPKGASDVPAKYKGEAWARLGVNVDNGFEPLYVVSVDKKTTVSELKEALKSVDELYLATDGDREGEAIAWHLLETLKPKVPVRRMVFHEITESAIQAAAANPRDLDHDLVDAQETRRILDRLYGYEVSPVLWKKVMPKLSAGRVQSVATRIVVERERERMRFTPAGYWDISAVLDAGERAEPRTFGARLLTVDGARLATGRDFGPDGRLKQGSEVRVLVEAEARALAGALAGVDYAVTSVEEKPYTRKPYAPFMTSTLQQEAGRKLRFSAERTMRTAQRLYENGYITYMRTDSTTLSETAIDAARRQATHLYGAEYVSKTPRQYTRKVKNAQEAHEAIRPAGESFQTPGQVANELESDEFRLYELIWQRTIASQMSDARGTTMSVRITGTATSGEECVFSASGRTITFAGFLKAYVEAVDSEAGGESDDAERRLPNLVKDQPIQANELSPDGHTTSPPPRYSEASLIKAMEELGIGRPSTYSPTISTIQNRGYVWKKGSALVPSWVAFAVVGLLEQHFGRLVDYDFTAALEDELDGIAGGRQERTAWLSGFYFGGEIGPEGSIGRAGGLKKLVGSSVEHIDAREVNSIPLFSDEAGRTVVVRVGRYGPYLERPELDESGNATGESQRANLPDDLPPDELTAEIAETLFSTPMEGRTLGTDPVSGHEIVAKDGRYGAYVTEVLPEGSKNKPRTGSLFKDMDLATVTLEDALRLLSLPRVVGTDPNTGEEITAQNGRYGPYLKRGTDSRSLVTEEQLFTVTLEEALAIYAEPKKRGRQAAASAPPLKELGNDPVSGKPMVVKDGRFGPYVTDGEYNASLRKSDSVETLTDERAAELLAEKRAKGPAPKKKAAPKKAAAKKTTTTAAKKTTTAKTTAAKTTKATTAKSGTTKAAAKPAASKSKAASKS, encoded by the coding sequence GTGGCACGGTCGAAGAGCAGCGAAAACGGGGCGGGCGGTGGCTCCGGCAACCGACGACTGGTGATCGTCGAGTCGCCCGCGAAGGCCCGTAAGATCGCCTCCTACCTCGGGCGCAACTTCGTCGTGGAGTCCTCCAAGGGGCACATCCGCGACCTGCCCAAGGGCGCCTCGGACGTGCCTGCCAAGTACAAGGGCGAGGCCTGGGCCCGCCTCGGCGTGAACGTGGACAACGGCTTCGAACCGCTCTACGTGGTCTCGGTGGACAAGAAGACCACGGTCAGCGAGCTCAAGGAGGCGCTCAAGAGCGTCGACGAGCTCTACCTGGCCACAGACGGTGACCGCGAGGGCGAGGCCATCGCCTGGCACCTGCTGGAGACGCTCAAGCCCAAGGTGCCGGTCCGCCGGATGGTCTTCCACGAGATCACCGAGTCCGCCATCCAGGCCGCCGCGGCCAACCCGCGCGACCTCGACCACGACCTGGTCGACGCCCAGGAGACCCGCCGCATCCTGGACCGGCTCTACGGCTACGAGGTCAGCCCCGTGCTGTGGAAGAAGGTCATGCCGAAGCTCTCGGCGGGCCGGGTGCAGTCGGTGGCCACCCGCATCGTGGTCGAGCGCGAACGCGAGCGGATGCGCTTCACCCCCGCCGGGTACTGGGACATCTCCGCGGTGCTGGACGCCGGCGAGCGGGCCGAGCCGCGCACCTTCGGCGCCCGGCTGCTCACCGTGGACGGCGCCCGGCTGGCCACCGGCCGCGACTTCGGCCCCGACGGCCGCCTCAAGCAGGGCTCCGAGGTCAGGGTGCTGGTGGAGGCCGAGGCCCGCGCGCTGGCCGGCGCCCTGGCCGGGGTGGACTACGCGGTCACCTCGGTGGAGGAGAAGCCCTACACCCGCAAGCCCTACGCGCCGTTCATGACCTCCACCCTGCAGCAGGAGGCTGGGCGCAAGCTGCGGTTCTCGGCCGAGCGGACCATGCGCACCGCGCAGCGGCTGTACGAGAACGGCTACATCACCTACATGCGTACCGACTCCACCACGCTGTCGGAGACCGCGATCGACGCGGCGCGCAGGCAGGCCACCCACCTCTACGGCGCGGAGTACGTCAGCAAGACCCCGCGCCAGTACACCCGCAAGGTCAAGAACGCCCAGGAGGCGCACGAGGCGATCCGGCCGGCCGGTGAGTCCTTCCAGACCCCCGGCCAGGTCGCCAACGAGCTGGAGTCCGACGAGTTCCGGCTCTACGAGCTGATCTGGCAGCGCACCATCGCCTCCCAGATGTCCGACGCCCGCGGCACCACCATGAGCGTGCGCATCACCGGCACCGCGACCAGCGGCGAGGAGTGCGTCTTCAGCGCCTCCGGCCGCACCATCACCTTCGCCGGGTTCCTCAAGGCCTACGTGGAGGCGGTGGACTCCGAGGCCGGTGGCGAGTCCGACGACGCCGAGCGCAGGCTGCCGAACCTGGTCAAGGACCAGCCGATCCAGGCCAACGAGCTGTCCCCGGACGGCCACACCACCAGCCCGCCGCCGCGCTACAGCGAGGCCAGCCTGATCAAGGCGATGGAGGAGCTGGGCATCGGCCGCCCGTCCACCTACTCGCCCACCATCAGCACCATCCAGAACCGCGGCTACGTGTGGAAGAAGGGCTCCGCGCTGGTGCCCTCCTGGGTCGCCTTCGCCGTGGTCGGCCTGCTGGAACAGCACTTCGGGCGGCTGGTCGACTACGACTTCACCGCCGCGCTGGAGGACGAGCTCGACGGCATCGCCGGCGGTCGCCAGGAGCGCACCGCCTGGCTGTCCGGGTTCTACTTCGGCGGCGAGATCGGCCCTGAGGGCTCGATCGGCCGCGCGGGCGGGCTGAAGAAGCTGGTCGGCTCCAGCGTCGAGCACATCGACGCCCGCGAGGTGAACTCGATCCCGCTGTTCTCCGACGAGGCCGGGCGCACCGTGGTGGTCCGGGTCGGTCGCTACGGCCCGTACCTGGAGCGGCCGGAGCTGGACGAGAGCGGCAACGCCACCGGTGAGTCGCAGCGGGCCAACCTGCCCGACGACCTGCCGCCGGACGAGCTGACCGCGGAGATCGCCGAGACCCTGTTCTCCACCCCGATGGAGGGCCGCACCCTCGGCACCGACCCGGTCTCCGGGCACGAGATCGTGGCCAAGGACGGCCGCTACGGCGCCTACGTCACCGAGGTCCTGCCCGAGGGCAGCAAGAACAAGCCGCGCACCGGCTCGCTGTTCAAGGACATGGACCTGGCCACGGTCACCCTGGAGGACGCGCTGCGGCTGCTGTCCCTGCCCAGGGTGGTCGGCACCGACCCGAACACCGGCGAGGAGATCACCGCGCAGAACGGCCGCTACGGCCCGTACCTCAAGCGCGGCACCGACTCCCGCTCCCTGGTCACCGAGGAGCAGCTGTTCACGGTGACCCTGGAGGAGGCGCTGGCGATCTACGCCGAGCCGAAGAAGCGCGGCCGTCAGGCCGCCGCCTCCGCGCCGCCACTGAAGGAGCTGGGCAACGACCCGGTCTCCGGCAAGCCGATGGTGGTCAAGGACGGCCGGTTCGGCCCGTACGTCACCGACGGGGAGTACAACGCCTCGCTGCGCAAGAGCGACAGCGTGGAGACCCTCACCGACGAGCGCGCGGCCGAGCTGCTGGCGGAGAAGCGGGCCAAGGGCCCGGCGCCGAAGAAGAAGGCCGCGCCGAAGAAGGCCGCCGCGAAGAAGACCACCACCACCGCGGCCAAGAAGACCACGACGGCCAAGACCACCGCGGCCAAGACCACCAAGGCCACCACCGCGAAGTCCGGCACCACCAAGGCCGCGGCCAAGCCCGCGGCGAGCAAGTCCAAGGCGGCCAGCAAGTCCTGA
- a CDS encoding dTMP kinase gives MSRIRQEPAESSASTVHRVRSVLAIGPFRRLWAVNSLCSVGDWLALLATTALATNLTTGYQAQSFAFGGVVAIKLLPALLLAPLAGALADKFDRRRLMVVCDVLRCLVLLSIPLAGSLWWLFVATFLLELCTLFWVPAKDASIPNLLRRPDQVETANQLSMVMTYGVSVVTASGLFTALTVLGPTLFLPLTPTQIVYFALVLNGLIYLSTAITVATRIPEVSGRAGPGAEQARGASVLALVRDGLRFVGTTPLIRGLVIGIAGAFTAGGAVIACAKLYAVSLKGGDASYGLLFVSIFLGLGSGMVIAPKLSQRIPHNRLFGAAIVGAGAVLLLVALAPHLWLALLTVLGVGASAGVAFLTGMTIIGAKVEDAIRGRTVAFMQSLVRLVLMGSMALVPVLVGLLPPRTWHVFGAELTVDGTRPILFGAGIIAAVLGVVAYRQMDDRRSGPILSDLMSVLRRQRRSSGLLIAVEGDTVADTSAQSQRLAEWLRAEGQEVVLAADPAEEERRLLAEAGLHSPRAHVLMSAAVRADLVEQVVKPALAAGAVVVLERSVHGPLAELGASAGMDAAELEGLAEFSTGRLAADVTVLLDKDPATPSANLAEQPWRMHRLLTEMAAAEPDRYVVVEAGGGVEEVAERVREAVRPVLANRQQGTPEPGLSAAGAG, from the coding sequence GTGAGCAGGATCCGGCAGGAACCAGCCGAGTCGTCGGCCTCGACCGTGCACCGGGTGCGCAGCGTGCTGGCCATCGGCCCGTTCCGCAGGCTGTGGGCGGTCAACTCGCTGTGCAGCGTCGGCGACTGGCTCGCCCTGCTGGCCACCACCGCGCTGGCCACCAACCTGACCACCGGCTACCAGGCGCAGAGCTTCGCCTTCGGCGGCGTGGTGGCGATCAAGCTGCTGCCCGCGCTGCTGCTGGCCCCGCTGGCCGGGGCGCTGGCTGACAAGTTCGACCGGCGCAGGCTGATGGTGGTCTGCGACGTGCTGCGCTGCCTGGTGCTGCTGAGCATCCCGCTGGCCGGCTCGCTGTGGTGGCTGTTCGTGGCCACCTTCCTGCTGGAGCTGTGCACGCTGTTCTGGGTGCCGGCCAAGGACGCCTCGATCCCCAACCTGCTGCGCCGTCCGGACCAGGTGGAGACGGCCAACCAGCTGTCCATGGTGATGACCTACGGCGTGTCCGTGGTGACCGCCTCCGGGCTGTTCACCGCGCTGACCGTGCTCGGCCCGACCCTGTTCCTGCCGCTGACCCCCACCCAGATCGTCTACTTCGCACTGGTGCTCAACGGGCTGATCTACCTCTCCACCGCGATCACCGTGGCCACCCGCATCCCGGAGGTCTCCGGCCGGGCCGGCCCCGGCGCGGAGCAGGCGCGCGGGGCCAGCGTGCTCGCCCTGGTCCGGGACGGGCTGCGGTTCGTCGGCACCACCCCGCTGATCCGCGGCCTGGTGATCGGCATCGCCGGCGCCTTCACCGCCGGTGGCGCGGTGATCGCCTGTGCCAAGCTGTACGCGGTCAGCCTCAAGGGCGGCGACGCCAGCTACGGCCTGCTGTTCGTCTCGATCTTCCTCGGTCTGGGCAGCGGCATGGTCATCGCGCCCAAGCTGTCCCAGCGCATCCCGCACAACCGGCTCTTCGGCGCGGCCATCGTCGGCGCGGGCGCGGTGCTGCTGCTGGTCGCGCTGGCCCCGCACCTGTGGCTGGCGCTGCTCACCGTCCTCGGCGTCGGCGCCTCCGCCGGGGTGGCCTTCCTGACCGGCATGACCATCATCGGCGCCAAGGTCGAGGACGCCATCCGCGGCCGCACCGTGGCCTTCATGCAGTCCCTGGTCCGGCTGGTGCTGATGGGCTCGATGGCGCTGGTCCCGGTGCTGGTCGGCCTGCTGCCGCCGCGGACCTGGCACGTCTTCGGCGCGGAGCTGACCGTGGACGGCACCCGGCCGATCCTCTTCGGCGCCGGGATCATCGCCGCGGTGCTCGGCGTGGTGGCCTACCGGCAGATGGACGACCGGCGCAGCGGGCCAATCCTGTCCGACCTGATGTCCGTGCTGCGCCGTCAGCGTCGCAGCAGCGGGCTGTTGATCGCGGTGGAAGGCGACACCGTGGCCGACACCTCCGCGCAGTCCCAGCGGCTGGCCGAGTGGCTGCGCGCCGAGGGCCAGGAGGTGGTGCTGGCCGCCGATCCCGCGGAGGAGGAGCGGCGGCTGCTGGCCGAGGCCGGGCTGCACAGCCCGAGGGCGCACGTGCTGATGTCCGCCGCGGTCCGCGCCGACCTGGTGGAACAGGTGGTCAAGCCCGCGCTGGCGGCCGGCGCGGTGGTGGTGCTGGAGCGCTCGGTGCACGGCCCGCTGGCCGAGCTGGGCGCCAGCGCCGGGATGGACGCCGCCGAGTTGGAGGGCCTCGCCGAGTTCTCCACCGGCAGGCTGGCCGCCGATGTCACCGTGCTGCTGGACAAGGACCCGGCCACCCCCTCGGCGAACCTGGCCGAACAGCCGTGGCGGATGCACCGGCTGCTCACCGAGATGGCCGCCGCCGAACCCGACCGCTACGTGGTGGTGGAGGCCGGTGGCGGGGTCGAGGAGGTGGCCGAACGGGTGCGCGAGGCGGTCCGCCCGGTGCTGGCCAACCGCCAGCAGGGCACGCCGGAACCGGGATTGTCGGCCGCCGGGGCAGGATAG
- a CDS encoding DNA polymerase III subunit delta', which translates to MWGDVVGQPGVALVLATAARAAADLVEGRPIQPGSMTHAWLFTGPPGSGRSVAARAFAAALQCAQPSGDGIWGCGQCRPCHTVLSGTHADVRVVAPEGLSIAVAEMRALVQIAARRPTAGRWQVVIIEDADRLTEGAANALLKAVEEPPSRTVFLLCAPSDHPEDVSVTIRSRCRVLALGTPTVAAIEDVLRRRDGIPADLAAWAASVCGGHVGRARRLATDPEARARRESVLRIPTGLRRPNDVFTSADDLVKAAESEAAAVSEAKDGAERDALETALGGGGTGKGVAAAARGAKSALKDLEKRQKSRATRTQRDALDLALVDLAGFYRDVLTARLGAEVPLNHPDRAADIRTAAASWTPEATLRRLEAVLSCREALGLNVKPRIAIEAMVTTLYHG; encoded by the coding sequence GTGTGGGGCGACGTGGTCGGCCAGCCCGGCGTGGCCCTGGTGCTGGCCACCGCCGCGCGCGCCGCCGCTGACCTGGTCGAAGGCCGTCCGATCCAGCCCGGCTCGATGACCCACGCCTGGCTGTTCACCGGCCCGCCCGGCTCCGGCCGCTCGGTGGCCGCCCGCGCCTTCGCCGCCGCCCTGCAGTGCGCGCAGCCCAGCGGCGACGGGATCTGGGGCTGTGGACAGTGCCGCCCCTGCCACACCGTGCTCAGCGGCACGCACGCCGACGTGCGGGTGGTGGCGCCGGAGGGGCTGTCCATCGCGGTGGCCGAGATGCGCGCGCTGGTGCAGATCGCCGCCCGCCGCCCCACCGCGGGCCGCTGGCAGGTGGTGATCATCGAGGACGCCGACCGGCTCACCGAGGGCGCGGCCAACGCGCTGCTCAAGGCGGTCGAGGAACCCCCGTCGCGGACGGTGTTCCTGCTCTGCGCGCCCTCGGACCACCCGGAGGACGTCTCGGTCACCATCCGCTCCCGCTGCCGGGTGCTGGCCCTGGGCACGCCGACGGTAGCCGCGATCGAGGACGTGCTGCGCCGCCGCGACGGCATCCCGGCCGACCTGGCCGCCTGGGCCGCCTCGGTCTGCGGCGGCCACGTGGGCCGGGCCCGCAGGCTGGCCACCGACCCGGAGGCCCGCGCCCGCCGGGAGTCCGTGCTGCGCATCCCCACCGGCCTGCGCCGCCCCAACGACGTGTTCACCAGCGCTGACGACCTGGTCAAGGCGGCCGAGTCGGAGGCGGCCGCGGTCAGCGAGGCCAAGGACGGCGCCGAGCGGGACGCGCTGGAGACCGCGCTCGGCGGTGGCGGCACCGGCAAGGGCGTGGCCGCGGCGGCTCGCGGCGCCAAGTCCGCGCTCAAGGACCTGGAGAAGCGGCAGAAGTCCAGGGCCACCCGCACCCAGCGGGACGCCCTGGACCTGGCCCTGGTCGACCTGGCCGGGTTCTACCGGGACGTGCTCACCGCGCGGCTGGGCGCCGAGGTGCCGCTCAACCACCCCGACCGCGCCGCCGACATCCGCACCGCGGCCGCCAGCTGGACCCCGGAGGCCACCCTGCGGCGGCTGGAGGCGGTGCTGTCCTGCCGGGAGGCGCTGGGCCTCAACGTCAAGCCGCGGATCGCGATCGAGGCCATGGTGACCACGCTGTACCACGGCTGA
- a CDS encoding IclR family transcriptional regulator yields the protein MTEGPGGAVEKALAVLDALAEHSRVTELARATGLPKSTVHRVLQTLAEQGFALADRQGNYLAGPKVLALAGRVLQRLDPARRARPALAALQGETGCAVHFAMLLGAELVYVDKVEGDKPYRMASRVGMSLPLHSSAIGKAVLAALPEVELAPLLGRLRLTARTPRTAVSPAALRDRLAGARATGFAVDDEENEPGVRCVGAVVRDHTGAVVGGVSVSALALEQELAELVAHAPRVLRAAREVSSAFGAPEPG from the coding sequence GTGACCGAGGGCCCCGGCGGCGCGGTGGAGAAGGCGCTGGCGGTGCTGGACGCGCTGGCCGAGCACAGCAGGGTCACCGAGCTGGCGCGGGCCACCGGGCTGCCCAAGTCGACCGTGCACCGGGTGCTGCAGACCTTGGCGGAGCAGGGTTTCGCGCTGGCCGACCGGCAGGGCAACTACCTGGCCGGGCCGAAGGTGCTGGCGCTGGCCGGGCGGGTGCTGCAACGGCTGGACCCGGCCCGGCGAGCCCGGCCCGCGCTGGCCGCGTTGCAGGGCGAGACCGGCTGCGCGGTGCACTTCGCCATGCTGCTGGGCGCGGAGCTGGTGTACGTGGACAAGGTCGAGGGCGACAAGCCGTACCGGATGGCCTCCAGGGTCGGCATGAGCCTGCCGCTGCACTCCAGCGCGATCGGCAAGGCGGTGCTGGCCGCGCTGCCCGAGGTGGAGCTGGCCCCACTGCTGGGCCGGTTGCGGCTGACGGCGCGCACGCCCAGGACCGCGGTCAGCCCGGCCGCGCTGCGGGACCGGCTGGCCGGGGCGCGCGCCACCGGGTTCGCGGTGGACGACGAGGAGAACGAGCCAGGCGTGCGCTGCGTCGGCGCGGTGGTGCGCGACCACACCGGCGCGGTGGTCGGCGGGGTCAGCGTGTCCGCGCTGGCGCTGGAACAGGAGCTGGCCGAGCTGGTGGCGCACGCGCCGAGGGTGCTGCGCGCGGCCAGGGAGGTCTCCTCGGCCTTCGGCGCTCCGGAGCCGGGCTGA
- a CDS encoding SDR family oxidoreductase has protein sequence MNGAVQRLFSLRGRTALVTGARTGIGRAIANGLASAGADLVLLGRGGDLAEVEAEIRGHGVSARSLLVDLSDVDGVQREVGALLADQEIDVLVNNAGTIHRQAAADVPLADWRRVLSVNLDSVFALCQLAGRQMVARGSGKIVNIASLLSFQGGILVPAYTASKHAVAGLTSALANEWAAHGVQVNAIAPGYISTSNTAALRADPAREPAIRARIPARRWGDPEDLVGAAVFLASPASDYVNGHVLVVDGGWMGR, from the coding sequence GTGAACGGGGCAGTCCAGCGGTTGTTCTCGCTGCGCGGCCGGACCGCGCTGGTGACCGGCGCGCGCACCGGCATCGGCCGGGCCATCGCCAACGGCCTGGCCAGCGCCGGGGCCGACCTGGTGCTGCTGGGCCGCGGCGGTGACCTCGCCGAGGTCGAGGCCGAGATCAGGGGGCACGGGGTCAGCGCGCGCAGCCTGCTCGTCGATCTGTCCGATGTGGACGGTGTGCAGCGGGAGGTCGGCGCGCTGCTGGCGGATCAGGAGATCGACGTCCTGGTCAACAACGCGGGCACCATCCACCGCCAGGCCGCCGCGGACGTGCCGCTGGCGGACTGGCGGCGGGTGCTCAGCGTCAACCTGGACTCGGTGTTCGCGCTCTGCCAACTGGCCGGGCGGCAGATGGTCGCGCGCGGCTCCGGCAAGATCGTCAACATCGCCTCGCTGCTCAGCTTCCAGGGCGGCATCCTGGTGCCCGCCTACACCGCGAGCAAGCACGCGGTGGCCGGGCTGACCTCGGCGCTGGCCAACGAGTGGGCCGCGCACGGCGTGCAGGTCAACGCGATCGCGCCGGGCTACATCAGCACCAGCAACACCGCGGCGCTGCGCGCGGACCCGGCCCGCGAGCCGGCCATCCGGGCGCGCATCCCGGCCAGGCGCTGGGGCGACCCCGAGGACCTGGTGGGCGCGGCGGTGTTCCTGGCCTCGCCTGCCTCCGACTACGTCAACGGGCACGTGCTGGTGGTCGACGGCGGCTGGATGGGCCGGTGA
- the kduI gene encoding 5-dehydro-4-deoxy-D-glucuronate isomerase: MQVRHATNPAQIAGFDTEQLRAHYLVADLFEPGQVHTVYSHEDRTVLGGAVPKPGEPLRLPSADPLRAENFLARRELAVVAVRGGGTVTVDGTAYRLAHRDCLYVGRGAVDVVFESDETDSPHFYLFSTPAHTSHPTELARFTDVDILELGEPRTANVRSIRKFIHVNGIKSCQLVLGITTLAEGSVWNTMPPHTHDRRTECYLYFDLPEDQRVVHLLGEPAATRNLVVANEQAVISPSWSVHSGAGTHAYSFVWAMGGENQAYDDMDPVALTELR; this comes from the coding sequence ATGCAGGTTAGGCACGCGACAAATCCCGCGCAGATCGCCGGTTTCGACACCGAGCAGCTCCGCGCGCACTACCTGGTAGCGGATCTTTTCGAACCGGGACAGGTGCACACGGTGTACTCGCACGAGGACCGGACCGTGCTCGGCGGCGCCGTGCCCAAGCCCGGCGAGCCGCTCCGGCTGCCCTCGGCCGACCCGTTGCGGGCGGAGAACTTCCTGGCCCGGCGCGAGTTGGCGGTGGTGGCGGTGCGCGGCGGCGGCACCGTGACCGTGGACGGCACGGCGTATCGGTTGGCGCATCGGGACTGCCTCTACGTCGGCCGCGGCGCGGTCGACGTCGTGTTCGAATCGGATGAGACGGACTCCCCGCATTTCTACCTGTTCTCCACCCCGGCCCATACCAGCCATCCGACGGAATTGGCGCGGTTCACGGATGTGGACATTCTGGAATTGGGCGAGCCGCGGACCGCGAACGTCCGATCCATCCGAAAGTTCATCCATGTGAATGGAATCAAGTCGTGCCAGTTGGTACTCGGTATCACCACCCTCGCCGAGGGCAGTGTGTGGAACACGATGCCGCCGCACACGCACGACCGGCGCACCGAGTGCTACCTCTACTTCGACCTGCCCGAGGACCAGCGGGTGGTCCACCTGCTCGGTGAGCCTGCCGCGACCAGGAACCTGGTGGTGGCCAACGAGCAGGCGGTGATCTCGCCGAGCTGGTCGGTGCACAGCGGCGCGGGCACGCACGCCTACTCCTTCGTCTGGGCCATGGGCGGGGAGAACCAGGCCTACGACGACATGGACCCGGTCGCGCTGACCGAGCTGCGCTGA